Proteins from a single region of Candidatus Rubrimentiphilum sp.:
- a CDS encoding sulfite exporter TauE/SafE family protein, whose translation MLWLFIAGLLASILGSMVGLGGGFIIVPVLRIFYGLSPPLAAGTSLALVIANSASASTSYLLQRRVHLRTGWLIAAGGIPGGILGAIAVKHASPRVFDWLFAAFLLAVSADIVINRERRLAHRTAGGQDNATGTLFTGFAVGFVSSLFGVGGGVILIPSLLYFSTLPAHVIAATSQFAILLTSPVGFLTQLLQHDVAWNYVIPLVLGGILGGPIGARLSLRLKSPVLMLCVAGALTVAAFALVFRDIFG comes from the coding sequence ATGCTTTGGCTATTTATCGCAGGCTTGCTCGCCAGTATTCTCGGATCGATGGTCGGGTTGGGCGGCGGGTTTATTATCGTGCCGGTGCTTCGCATCTTCTACGGACTCTCGCCGCCGCTGGCGGCCGGAACGTCGCTCGCGCTGGTGATTGCGAACAGTGCGAGCGCCTCGACGTCGTATCTCTTGCAACGCCGCGTGCACCTGCGCACGGGCTGGCTAATCGCCGCCGGCGGAATTCCCGGCGGCATTCTGGGCGCGATCGCGGTCAAGCACGCCTCGCCACGCGTATTCGACTGGCTCTTCGCCGCATTTTTGCTCGCCGTTTCAGCGGATATCGTCATCAATCGCGAGCGGCGGTTGGCACATCGCACGGCCGGCGGTCAAGACAATGCGACCGGCACGCTGTTCACCGGTTTTGCGGTCGGGTTCGTCTCCAGTCTGTTCGGCGTGGGCGGCGGCGTGATTCTGATCCCTTCGCTGCTGTACTTCTCGACGCTGCCGGCGCACGTGATCGCGGCGACCTCCCAATTTGCGATCCTGCTCACGTCGCCGGTCGGTTTCCTCACTCAGCTTCTACAACACGACGTCGCGTGGAACTATGTAATCCCGCTCGTGCTGGGCGGAATCTTGGGCGGCCCCATCGGCGCGAGACTTTCTTTGCGGCTAAAATCGCCCGTTTTGATGCTCTGCGTTGCCGGGGCGCTCACCGTGGCGGCGTTCGCATTGGTCTTCCGCGACATCTTCGGGTAG
- the miaB gene encoding tRNA (N6-isopentenyl adenosine(37)-C2)-methylthiotransferase MiaB yields the protein MASIYIETFGCQMNEADSQYIADRAAAAGYVVADQAEDANVVIINTCTVRDNAERRAYGRIGHLKMLKDADPALRLVVTGCLAEQDRDSMQRRAPHIDAVFGTSELRQLGDTISRWREQFADSDRSEERALIMPVGGAADCITDAFSHLRGFVTVQRGCSYYCTFCIVPHVRGRFDHRPMSDVLGEARQRVDEGAREIMLVGQTVNAYRDPVSNDDFAELCRRAAQSSGLERLAFISPHPKDFNEKTIAELAQIPQLNPRIHLPLQSASDAVLRRMNRKYTLAQFQEKVAWIQQYMPGAAITTDVIVGFPGETEEDFRATLDYAASGIFANAYMFIYSKRRGTPAAHWEQVPAPVASERFERLAEAQNRVTRAYHDRKLGTTVRALIQGISKKDRSKLAARTLDNVTVIVPLPPDYDERRYAREPWLDVKIDTAFVWGCSGTAMRRAERFEGEGVLLESPLVSLLTA from the coding sequence ATGGCGAGCATCTACATCGAAACGTTCGGCTGCCAAATGAACGAGGCGGATTCGCAGTACATTGCGGATCGGGCCGCGGCGGCTGGTTACGTTGTGGCCGACCAAGCGGAAGATGCCAACGTCGTCATCATCAATACGTGCACCGTACGCGACAATGCCGAGCGCCGGGCATACGGCCGGATTGGGCATTTGAAAATGCTCAAGGACGCCGATCCCGCGTTAAGACTCGTGGTGACGGGTTGTCTGGCCGAACAGGATCGCGATTCGATGCAGCGGCGTGCGCCGCATATCGACGCGGTTTTTGGAACGAGCGAATTGCGTCAGCTCGGTGACACGATCTCGCGCTGGCGAGAACAGTTTGCCGATTCCGATCGCAGCGAGGAACGCGCGCTGATCATGCCGGTGGGCGGCGCGGCTGATTGCATTACGGATGCGTTTTCACACTTGCGCGGTTTCGTGACGGTGCAGCGCGGCTGTTCGTACTACTGCACGTTTTGCATCGTCCCGCACGTGCGCGGCCGGTTCGACCATCGCCCGATGAGCGACGTCCTCGGCGAGGCGCGTCAGCGCGTGGACGAAGGAGCGCGCGAGATTATGCTCGTTGGTCAGACGGTCAACGCCTATCGCGATCCGGTGAGCAACGACGATTTCGCCGAGCTGTGCCGTCGCGCCGCGCAGAGTTCGGGACTCGAACGCCTGGCGTTTATCTCGCCGCACCCAAAGGATTTCAACGAGAAGACGATCGCCGAATTGGCACAGATTCCGCAGCTGAACCCGCGCATTCATTTGCCGCTGCAATCGGCGAGCGATGCGGTCCTGCGGCGCATGAACCGGAAGTACACGCTCGCGCAGTTCCAAGAAAAGGTCGCCTGGATTCAGCAGTACATGCCGGGAGCGGCGATCACGACGGACGTTATCGTCGGATTCCCGGGTGAAACGGAAGAAGATTTTCGAGCGACGCTCGATTATGCCGCGAGCGGGATCTTCGCAAACGCGTATATGTTCATCTACTCAAAACGCCGCGGCACGCCCGCCGCGCATTGGGAGCAAGTCCCCGCTCCGGTTGCGAGCGAACGCTTCGAACGGTTGGCAGAAGCCCAGAATCGAGTGACTCGCGCCTACCACGATCGCAAGCTCGGCACAACGGTTCGCGCGCTCATCCAAGGCATATCCAAAAAGGATCGCTCGAAGCTGGCCGCCAGGACGTTGGACAACGTAACCGTCATCGTGCCGCTGCCTCCGGACTACGATGAACGGCGCTACGCGCGCGAGCCGTGGCTCGACGTGAAGATCGACACCGCTTTCGTCTGGGGCTGCTCCGGAACGGCAATGCGGCGAGCCGAGCGCTTCGAGGGCGAAGGCGTTTTGCTCGAATCTCCGTTAGTAAGCTTGCTCACAGCGTAA
- the mutS gene encoding DNA mismatch repair protein MutS, with the protein MSERYSPMLEQYFGMKARHPEAILLSRVGDFYEAYGEDAETIAPALSIALTSKEAGSGQKIAMAGVPHHALSQYLARLVQQRFIVALAEQLEVAQPNKLVRRDVVRIVTPGTLIEDQLLDGKQNNYLAAITAIDDTFGLAYADVSTGLCAATSLTGESGYEELLAEIGRIGPSEIIADMPPGLRASLAAALESSGVRVAAPALCSVESRDRRSLDGFSLDEALAMHRALDALVEFVRRSGVDPSNGAGQAKTPLNPPQFYRHRTFLSLDPNTRKNLELIRALGANPKATLLATLDKCATSMGSRLLARWILAPLVDQSAIIVRQDAVAALIAEHVRRESMQELLRGCFDLERISQKVRFKRALPRDLASLRRTLENMRPLRQVTPPALHSYAGRIGDFETMLADLHATLVEDPPAQLTDGGVVRPEADAELMECVSLRTDARAKLSELEERERERTGIKTLKIKYVSTFGYAIEVGKNYASRVPEDYVRKQTLTTGERYSTPELKELEIAISTAQSRQLRLEERLFGELVDRIAARIDELLAAGEALAELDVLCSLAQCAAERGYVRPEFDEQSVMDIEAGRHPVMEAILRTNFVPNDLHLREGDHRFVLLTGPNMGGKSTYLRQAALLTIMAQIGSFVPAKSARLGIVDRIFTRIGAGDDLASGQSTFYVEMAEAANILRRCTHRSLLLIDEVGRGTGTIDGLAIAQAICEFLLGLEEQAPLVLFATHFHELVALAEHWKLVANYHITAVEKTGADGGPVFSHRVLAGSTSRSFGIEVGRMAGLPDAVVERAQEIADALSGKADVEEQVPLRRRLPKIVPAERQLTFLDQ; encoded by the coding sequence GTGAGCGAACGGTATTCACCGATGCTCGAGCAGTATTTTGGGATGAAAGCCCGTCATCCCGAAGCTATTCTGCTTTCGCGAGTCGGTGATTTTTACGAAGCGTATGGAGAGGATGCGGAAACGATCGCGCCCGCGCTTTCGATTGCGCTTACGTCGAAAGAAGCAGGCAGCGGCCAAAAGATAGCGATGGCAGGCGTGCCGCATCACGCCCTGTCACAATACTTAGCTCGCCTCGTCCAGCAGCGCTTCATCGTGGCGCTGGCCGAGCAGCTCGAAGTTGCGCAACCGAACAAACTGGTGCGCCGCGACGTCGTGCGCATCGTTACTCCCGGCACGTTGATCGAAGATCAGCTGCTCGACGGCAAGCAAAACAATTATTTGGCGGCGATCACTGCCATCGACGACACGTTCGGCTTGGCATACGCGGACGTTTCTACCGGCCTCTGTGCGGCGACGTCGCTAACGGGCGAATCGGGATACGAAGAGCTGCTGGCCGAGATCGGTCGCATCGGTCCGTCGGAGATTATCGCCGATATGCCACCGGGTTTACGTGCGAGTTTGGCTGCGGCGCTCGAGAGCTCGGGCGTGCGCGTGGCCGCGCCGGCTCTTTGCTCCGTCGAAAGCCGCGACCGGCGATCGCTCGACGGTTTCTCGCTCGATGAAGCGCTGGCCATGCATCGCGCGCTCGATGCGTTGGTCGAGTTCGTGCGCCGCTCCGGTGTCGATCCGTCGAACGGCGCCGGGCAAGCCAAGACGCCGCTCAATCCGCCGCAGTTTTATCGTCACCGGACGTTTCTGTCGCTGGATCCGAACACGCGCAAGAATCTCGAACTCATTCGAGCTCTGGGCGCAAATCCGAAGGCGACGCTGCTCGCAACGCTGGACAAATGCGCCACGTCGATGGGTTCGCGTCTGCTCGCGCGGTGGATCCTCGCTCCGCTCGTCGACCAAAGCGCCATCATTGTACGGCAGGATGCGGTTGCCGCGCTGATCGCGGAGCACGTCCGCCGGGAGTCGATGCAAGAGCTCTTGCGCGGCTGCTTCGATCTGGAGCGCATCTCGCAGAAGGTTCGCTTCAAGCGGGCGCTGCCGCGCGATCTCGCGTCGCTGCGTCGTACGTTGGAAAACATGCGGCCGTTGCGCCAGGTCACGCCGCCGGCTTTACACTCGTACGCCGGACGGATCGGCGATTTCGAGACGATGCTGGCCGACCTTCACGCCACGCTCGTCGAGGATCCGCCCGCTCAGCTGACCGACGGCGGCGTCGTGCGCCCGGAAGCCGACGCTGAACTCATGGAGTGTGTAAGCCTCCGCACCGACGCGCGTGCAAAACTTTCAGAGCTCGAGGAACGCGAACGCGAGCGTACCGGCATCAAAACGCTGAAAATCAAATACGTCAGCACGTTCGGCTACGCGATCGAAGTCGGGAAGAATTACGCTTCCCGCGTTCCCGAGGATTACGTGCGTAAGCAGACGCTCACGACCGGCGAGCGGTACAGCACGCCGGAACTCAAAGAACTCGAGATCGCCATCTCGACTGCGCAGTCGCGCCAGCTCCGCCTCGAGGAGCGGCTTTTTGGCGAACTCGTGGATCGCATTGCGGCGCGCATCGACGAGTTGCTGGCGGCGGGAGAAGCGCTGGCCGAGCTCGATGTCTTGTGCTCGCTGGCGCAATGCGCGGCCGAACGCGGCTATGTGCGGCCGGAATTCGACGAGCAGAGCGTTATGGATATCGAGGCCGGCCGGCATCCGGTGATGGAAGCGATCCTGCGCACCAACTTCGTTCCCAACGACCTGCATCTGCGCGAAGGCGATCACCGGTTCGTCTTGTTGACCGGTCCAAACATGGGCGGCAAGTCCACCTATTTGCGGCAGGCCGCGCTGCTAACGATCATGGCGCAGATTGGGTCGTTCGTTCCCGCCAAATCGGCGCGGCTCGGTATTGTCGATCGCATCTTCACGCGGATCGGCGCCGGCGACGACCTGGCCTCAGGACAGTCCACCTTCTATGTCGAGATGGCGGAAGCAGCCAACATCTTGCGGCGGTGCACGCATCGCAGTCTGCTCTTGATCGACGAAGTCGGGCGGGGAACCGGCACCATCGACGGGCTGGCAATCGCGCAAGCTATCTGCGAGTTCTTGCTAGGATTGGAAGAACAGGCGCCGCTGGTGCTTTTTGCAACGCATTTCCACGAACTCGTGGCGCTCGCAGAGCATTGGAAGCTCGTCGCAAACTATCACATTACCGCGGTCGAAAAGACGGGCGCCGACGGCGGTCCGGTCTTTTCGCATCGCGTGCTGGCGGGAAGCACGTCGCGATCGTTTGGCATTGAAGTAGGCCGCATGGCTGGCTTACCCGATGCGGTCGTCGAGCGCGCGCAAGAGATCGCCGATGCGCTCTCCGGCAAAGCCGACGTCGAAGAACAAGTGCCGCTCCGCCGGCGTCTGCCGAAGATCGTTCCGGCCGAACGTCAACTCACGTTCTTGGACCAATAG
- the plsY gene encoding glycerol-3-phosphate 1-O-acyltransferase PlsY, giving the protein MTIALIALAAFAIGSIPTGYIIGRLFFHTDIRQSGSGNIGAMNALRTIGKAGGAAVFVLDALKGFVPPLLILHYHFAPPWTAALAAALAVLGHCYSPWLGWKGGKGVATSFGAIFALAWPAGVVAVAGWAIGAAITRYSSVGSMLGSILAAIALWYFTHDPWFTAYGVFAAAFILYTHRENIARLLAGRENAIKL; this is encoded by the coding sequence ATGACGATCGCGCTCATCGCTCTGGCGGCATTCGCAATCGGCTCGATTCCGACGGGGTACATTATCGGCCGGCTCTTCTTCCACACCGACATCCGGCAAAGCGGCAGCGGAAACATCGGCGCAATGAACGCGCTGCGCACGATCGGCAAAGCCGGCGGAGCTGCCGTGTTTGTACTCGACGCGCTCAAGGGCTTCGTCCCGCCGCTTCTCATCCTGCACTACCACTTCGCGCCGCCATGGACGGCGGCGCTCGCGGCCGCTCTTGCCGTGCTCGGACATTGCTATTCGCCTTGGCTGGGATGGAAAGGCGGCAAAGGCGTGGCCACGTCTTTCGGCGCGATCTTCGCGCTGGCGTGGCCGGCCGGAGTCGTTGCCGTCGCGGGCTGGGCGATCGGCGCGGCGATCACGCGTTATTCTTCGGTGGGCTCGATGCTCGGCAGCATTCTGGCGGCGATCGCGCTGTGGTACTTCACGCACGACCCGTGGTTCACGGCCTACGGCGTTTTTGCGGCGGCCTTCATTTTATATACGCACCGGGAAAACATTGCCCGCCTGCTTGCGGGCCGCGAAAACGCCATCAAGCTCTAG
- the efp gene encoding elongation factor P, protein MISSNDLRNGITIVVDGHLWTVVEFQHVKPGKGSAFVRTRMKNVKTGATVERTFRAGEKLERAIVDNRAMQMLYNDADGYHFMDQETFENVTLQRDLIGGPADFLKDGMVVDVQFHDGLPIGCDLPAHVELRIVTTDPGFKGDTATGTSKPATLETGAVVNVPLFVNPGDTIRIDTRDRRYIGRV, encoded by the coding sequence ATGATCTCTTCGAACGACTTGCGCAACGGCATCACGATCGTGGTGGACGGCCATCTCTGGACCGTCGTGGAGTTCCAGCACGTCAAACCCGGCAAAGGCTCCGCCTTCGTGCGCACGCGTATGAAGAACGTCAAGACCGGGGCGACCGTCGAGCGCACGTTCCGGGCAGGCGAAAAGCTGGAGCGGGCGATCGTCGACAACCGGGCGATGCAAATGCTCTACAACGACGCGGACGGCTACCATTTCATGGACCAAGAGACGTTCGAAAACGTAACGCTGCAGCGCGATCTGATTGGCGGCCCGGCGGATTTCCTGAAGGACGGCATGGTGGTCGACGTCCAGTTTCACGACGGCCTTCCGATCGGCTGCGACCTTCCCGCACACGTCGAACTGCGCATCGTCACGACCGATCCGGGATTCAAGGGCGACACCGCCACGGGAACGAGCAAGCCTGCGACGCTCGAAACCGGCGCCGTCGTCAACGTCCCACTCTTCGTCAACCCCGGCGACACGATCCGAATCGACACTCGGGACCGTCGCTATATTGGGCGCGTGTAG
- the der gene encoding ribosome biogenesis GTPase Der, protein MQTDEQTDGAMLRPATVAIVGRPNVGKSALFNRLIGQRMAIVEDTPGVTRDRLYALCEWRGRTFSLIDTAGIDPEVEKDPDNAIAATQRQAEAAAQEADAVLFVVDAAAGRNPVDDDVAKILRKARRPVVLVCNKAESPSAQAAIYAEFGPLGFGDPLAVSAIHGEGTGDLLDRIAELLPPDAPPEDLAGELSIAIVGRPNVGKSSLLNALLGSERSVVSDVPGTTRDAIDSIFPYQDRRLRLIDTAGIRSKPKQHGAIEYYAALRALSAIARCDIAILLFDTMHGILAQERRLAGLILEERKGLILAGNKWDLVREQGEYSQGELTNVIHEQLPFARFAPVTFLSAKTQRRLGSLMPVVMKVAANLDRRIPTPQLNNIIRDASLAHPAPAIGGKPLKILFGSQPAVHPPLFVFHVNDPKLVQTSYRRFLENTIRSNFDFEGVPLKLEFRERTRETRE, encoded by the coding sequence GTGCAGACTGACGAACAAACCGACGGCGCCATGCTTCGTCCGGCGACCGTGGCAATCGTCGGACGGCCGAACGTCGGAAAGAGTGCGCTCTTCAATCGCTTGATCGGCCAACGGATGGCAATCGTCGAAGATACGCCCGGCGTAACGCGCGACCGCTTGTATGCTTTGTGCGAATGGCGCGGGCGAACGTTTAGCCTTATCGATACCGCCGGGATCGATCCTGAGGTTGAAAAGGATCCGGACAACGCCATCGCCGCAACCCAGCGCCAAGCCGAGGCCGCGGCGCAAGAAGCGGACGCCGTGCTCTTCGTCGTTGACGCCGCGGCGGGCCGAAATCCGGTCGACGACGACGTCGCCAAAATTCTGCGCAAGGCCCGGCGCCCGGTCGTGCTGGTCTGCAACAAGGCTGAATCGCCAAGTGCACAGGCCGCAATCTACGCTGAATTCGGACCGCTCGGATTCGGCGATCCGCTCGCCGTTTCGGCCATTCACGGAGAGGGCACCGGCGATCTGCTCGATCGCATCGCGGAACTTCTGCCGCCCGATGCGCCACCCGAGGATCTGGCGGGCGAACTTTCAATCGCGATCGTCGGAAGGCCGAACGTCGGCAAGAGCTCGCTGCTCAATGCTTTGCTGGGGTCGGAACGCTCCGTCGTCTCCGACGTTCCCGGAACGACGCGCGATGCCATCGACTCGATCTTTCCGTACCAAGACCGGCGCCTGCGACTGATCGATACGGCCGGCATCCGCAGCAAACCTAAACAGCACGGCGCAATCGAGTACTACGCCGCGCTGCGCGCGCTTTCGGCAATCGCGCGCTGCGACATCGCCATCCTGCTCTTCGATACGATGCACGGAATACTCGCGCAGGAACGCCGCCTCGCCGGCTTGATTCTCGAGGAGCGCAAAGGTCTGATCCTCGCCGGCAATAAGTGGGATTTAGTGCGCGAACAAGGCGAGTACAGCCAAGGCGAACTCACCAACGTGATTCACGAGCAGCTGCCGTTTGCGCGTTTTGCGCCTGTGACGTTTCTTTCGGCCAAGACGCAGCGGCGGCTGGGAAGCTTGATGCCGGTCGTCATGAAGGTAGCGGCTAATCTCGATCGCCGCATTCCGACGCCGCAGCTGAACAACATCATCCGCGACGCCTCGCTGGCACATCCGGCGCCCGCGATCGGCGGCAAGCCGCTCAAGATCCTTTTCGGCTCGCAACCGGCAGTGCATCCACCGCTCTTCGTCTTCCATGTGAACGATCCGAAACTCGTGCAGACGTCGTACCGCCGTTTTCTGGAAAATACGATCCGTAGCAACTTCGACTTCGAAGGCGTTCCGCTGAAACTCGAATTCCGCGAACGCACCCGTGAGACGCGCGAATGA
- a CDS encoding EAL domain-containing protein — translation MQQIGTVSGRTGSATELERLFEITRDVLDAPTLDAALTSLAHGVQELFGWRFVTMVAAEEPNGELRRRVMLGFSEETVKERLHENIDREAFSAMLEHAVRFFDDCYFFPAEREHEWERSIYTGFNPNETKRQYPNQWQERDALVLTLHDRDGIMIGYMSPDGPLNGEIPTVQTLRAMQVFVNLMGLALVNARSQSRLQYEATHDPLTALPNRMVFSLQLARTLEAAHRGEGEPHSVLYLDLDEFKSINDTLGHLAGDDVLRETAQRLRMVVDERAMVARMAGDEFAVLVPGTSTAAIQGVLDTIHEMLRRPFAIAGRTLVMTASIGVVSVDQGYTSIAEVVRDAETAMYRAKNQGRDRNAIFTPTMHEEALQRLSLRLDLRAAIEERQLVVMYQPIVNLATGHIECVEALLRWNHPGQGYLAPAAFLPLAEELGLMEPVGRFVLDTACRDLARWQKSGFPNLGLNVNLSVQEVLQPNLPDFLRKLVRTYAIKPKMLTLEITETSILQSEHRAEGILEMLKAAGVDLCLDDFGTGYSSLQYITSLPIDSFKIDQSFIAALSEPKGEQIVRLLVGLGEACGLRVTAEGVETERQAKTLISLGCKSGQGIYFHAPLPAEDISALLH, via the coding sequence ATGCAGCAAATCGGGACTGTTTCGGGCCGTACGGGTTCGGCCACCGAGCTTGAGCGGCTCTTTGAGATCACACGCGATGTTCTGGATGCGCCCACTTTAGATGCGGCGCTTACGTCGTTGGCCCACGGCGTTCAGGAACTCTTCGGCTGGCGTTTCGTTACGATGGTCGCGGCGGAGGAGCCCAACGGCGAACTGCGGCGCCGGGTAATGCTCGGCTTCTCTGAAGAGACCGTCAAGGAACGCCTGCATGAGAATATTGATCGCGAAGCGTTCTCGGCAATGCTGGAACACGCGGTCCGTTTTTTTGACGACTGCTATTTCTTTCCGGCCGAGCGCGAGCACGAGTGGGAACGGTCAATCTATACCGGATTCAACCCGAACGAAACCAAGCGTCAATATCCAAACCAATGGCAAGAGCGTGATGCGCTCGTTCTGACGCTGCACGATCGTGACGGCATCATGATCGGCTACATGTCGCCCGACGGCCCGCTCAACGGCGAGATTCCAACGGTGCAGACGCTGCGCGCCATGCAGGTATTCGTCAACCTGATGGGACTCGCGCTCGTCAACGCGCGTTCGCAGAGCCGCCTGCAATACGAAGCCACCCACGATCCGTTGACCGCGCTGCCGAACCGCATGGTGTTTTCGCTGCAGCTGGCCCGCACGCTCGAAGCGGCGCATCGCGGCGAAGGCGAGCCGCACAGCGTGCTCTATCTGGATCTCGACGAATTCAAATCGATCAACGACACGCTGGGCCATTTGGCCGGCGACGACGTGCTGCGAGAGACCGCCCAACGCCTGCGCATGGTCGTGGACGAGCGCGCGATGGTCGCGCGCATGGCGGGCGACGAGTTCGCCGTGCTCGTTCCGGGAACGTCAACCGCAGCGATTCAAGGCGTGCTGGACACCATCCATGAAATGCTGCGCCGGCCCTTCGCGATAGCCGGACGAACCCTGGTCATGACCGCGAGCATCGGCGTGGTCTCGGTCGATCAAGGCTACACCTCGATTGCCGAAGTCGTGCGCGACGCGGAGACGGCGATGTACCGGGCCAAGAATCAAGGACGCGATCGCAACGCCATCTTCACGCCGACGATGCACGAAGAAGCGCTGCAGCGGCTGTCGCTTCGTCTGGACCTTCGTGCTGCGATCGAAGAACGCCAGCTCGTTGTGATGTATCAGCCCATCGTCAACCTGGCGACGGGTCACATCGAATGTGTCGAGGCGCTGCTGCGCTGGAACCATCCCGGCCAAGGTTACCTCGCACCGGCTGCGTTTCTACCCCTGGCCGAAGAGCTCGGCCTCATGGAGCCCGTCGGTCGATTCGTTCTCGACACAGCCTGCCGCGATCTCGCGCGCTGGCAAAAATCCGGCTTCCCAAACTTGGGACTTAACGTCAACCTGTCGGTGCAAGAAGTCTTGCAGCCGAACCTCCCCGACTTCTTGCGCAAGCTGGTGCGCACGTACGCCATTAAACCCAAGATGCTGACGCTCGAGATCACAGAGACGTCGATCCTGCAGAGCGAACACCGCGCCGAGGGGATTCTCGAAATGCTTAAAGCCGCCGGCGTCGATCTCTGTCTCGACGACTTTGGAACGGGCTATTCCTCGCTGCAGTACATCACGTCGCTGCCAATCGATTCATTTAAGATCGATCAAAGCTTCATCGCCGCGCTCAGCGAACCAAAAGGCGAGCAGATCGTACGGCTGCTGGTCGGCTTGGGAGAAGCCTGCGGCTTGCGCGTAACGGCCGAAGGCGTGGAGACCGAGAGGCAGGCGAAAACGCTCATTTCGCTGGGCTGCAAGTCGGGACAGGGTATTTACTTTCACGCACCACTGCCCGCCGAAGATATCTCCGCCCTACTTCACTAG